The stretch of DNA TTTTCAATCCATTCGATTCTTCGGTTCTTCCTGCTAATCCAAACTTTTAACCCCACGCTGCCGATAAAGCATAGTTTACCACAAGCTTCCCGTCTATTGCAAAATTCTGCAGAGTTATAACATAAGAACATGATCAGCGTTCTTCTTCATTAATACGCCTTCTGAAATAACAGAAAGTCAATGGCAAACAAATGATGCTTGGTAACTAAGGAATCCATTAAAAATAGTATATGCATACGAACCATAAAGATCCAAGACTTTGTATTATGTAAGTTTGCCAACTAGAGATTTAAGAAAGAATACAACTAGTCGCCAATTAACCAATCCACTGATAGACACTCTAGGAGTTATTACCCTGTGTCTCGGTGGAATGTCGCTCATTAAGACAAAGGGTGACAATCACATAAAAAGGTCATTATTACCCTGTGTCTTGGTGGAATGTGGCTCATTaagacaaaggatgacaatcacatAAAAAGATTGACAAATCCTAGAGCGTCAATCTTCGGGGTGATAATAAATAAATGATTTCCGAAGAAaggaattactccctccgtttctaaatataagctcttttagagatttcaatatagactacacaTGGGTGTATATGGACGTATTTTATAgagagtagattcactcattttgctccatatgtagtccatgttggtatctctaaaaggtcttatatttaggaatggagggagtattcagGTGCTAATTGATGACATAAACACACATCATACATGAGTGTACACATTAATCATTAAAGGATGGGGATTGTGATAAAATATGTTAATAAGATAGCATCCAGAATCTTACATTATACAAGTCAATTATCAGCTCATCTGGGCTTGGAGAAAACGAACTGTTGACATAGACAAACTGTGGGCAACATAGAAAACTGTCAATGAAAACCTAGGGTGTCATGGATTAAATTTGCATCAAACTCACGACTATATTCCTACCAGTGTATCCTGATGAAGTTGTCGACGAAGAAATTCAATAACCCTCAAGAATTTATCTCGTCCTGAAATCTAGCAGGAGAAACAGATACACAAGCGACAGATTAATGAAGTTCATGGCGTGCAACACAAGGTAAGCAGTTCATAATCAAATTTCAAGGACAAACACAAATGATATCAGGATTTCAG from Triticum dicoccoides isolate Atlit2015 ecotype Zavitan chromosome 6A, WEW_v2.0, whole genome shotgun sequence encodes:
- the LOC119318109 gene encoding ubiquitin-like protein ATG12; its protein translation is MAGSEAEQKVVVHVRSAGNAPILKQDKFKISGRDKFLRVIEFLRRQLHQDTLFVYVNSSFSPSPDELIIDLYNNFAIDGKLVVNYALSAAWG